One segment of Amycolatopsis alba DSM 44262 DNA contains the following:
- a CDS encoding winged helix-turn-helix transcriptional regulator, whose amino-acid sequence MNDVFLADCRARLAFDLMANTWNPVVLWALREGPLRPAELRRRLGGISTKVLTETVRRLEFNGLVHRRDCGRTAKVEYSLTDLGVTLLGPIEAFGEWAHRHGDEVMAAQDMVTPALRDQTAITCD is encoded by the coding sequence ATGAACGACGTCTTCCTCGCCGACTGCCGGGCCAGGCTCGCCTTCGACCTGATGGCGAACACGTGGAACCCGGTCGTCCTGTGGGCCCTGCGCGAGGGGCCGCTGCGACCCGCAGAGTTGCGGCGACGGCTGGGCGGGATCAGCACGAAGGTGCTCACGGAAACGGTCCGGCGGCTGGAGTTCAACGGCCTGGTCCACCGGCGCGACTGCGGGCGGACGGCGAAGGTCGAGTACTCGCTGACGGACCTCGGGGTCACCTTGCTGGGGCCCATCGAGGCCTTCGGGGAGTGGGCTCACCGCCATGGCGACGAGGTGATGGCGGCTCAGGACATGGTGACCCCGGCCCTGCGTGATCAGACGGCGATCACATGTGATTGA